The following proteins come from a genomic window of Campylobacter coli 76339:
- a CDS encoding DedA family protein: MRKWFKAFIFAALIALIIYIIHGLVKNDFSLEKFIIGIWNEHVETWGYLILFCWSILEGELGLIFAGLAAHDGKMHVALAIFIAGLGGFVGDQIYFYIGRYNKHYIQKRLRSQRRKFAVAHLLLQRFGWPIIFIQRYMYGFRTIIPMSIGITRYSAKKFAIINLFSAWVWAAITILLAWHFGDLIQNFLTWAKHHWYLAAIMIIGFLSLLIFTFKQIEKAILKEKRKKNDI, from the coding sequence ATGAGAAAATGGTTTAAGGCTTTTATCTTTGCAGCCTTAATTGCTTTAATAATCTATATAATTCACGGCTTGGTTAAAAATGACTTTTCCTTGGAAAAATTTATTATAGGAATTTGGAACGAGCATGTTGAAACTTGGGGATATTTAATACTTTTTTGCTGGAGTATTTTAGAGGGCGAGCTTGGACTTATTTTTGCTGGACTTGCAGCCCATGATGGAAAAATGCATGTGGCATTGGCTATCTTTATAGCTGGATTAGGTGGTTTTGTTGGGGATCAAATTTATTTTTACATTGGAAGATATAATAAACATTATATCCAAAAAAGACTCCGTTCTCAAAGACGCAAATTTGCTGTAGCGCATCTACTTTTACAGCGCTTTGGGTGGCCTATCATTTTCATACAACGCTACATGTATGGATTTAGAACTATAATTCCTATGAGTATAGGTATTACGCGTTATAGCGCTAAAAAATTTGCTATCATTAATCTTTTTAGCGCTTGGGTTTGGGCTGCTATTACCATACTTTTAGCTTGGCATTTTGGTGATTTGATTCAGAATTTTTTAACTTGGGCAAAACATCATTGGTATCTAGCTGCCATTATGATAATAGGCTTTTTATCTTTACTTATTTTCACTTTTAAACAAATAGAAAAAGCTATACTTAAAGAAAAAAGGAAAAAGAATGATATTTGA
- a CDS encoding Adenine phosphoribosyltransferase: MTKLTQSEQQFLSESIRVIPNFPKEGIIFRDITTLLNNQKALAFLLDHLSKRYQNINLDFIAGTESRGFIFAAMICARLNLPFVPIRKPNKLPSNTYSCEYDLEYGTDKVEIHQDAFGDIKNAKVLLVDDLIATGGTALASLELIKKAGGECIEACFLMNLKDLGGEEKLQKYCSVYSVLEF; this comes from the coding sequence ATGACAAAACTTACACAAAGCGAACAACAATTTTTATCAGAAAGTATACGCGTTATTCCAAATTTTCCAAAGGAAGGCATTATTTTTAGGGATATTACAACCCTACTTAACAATCAAAAAGCTCTAGCTTTTTTACTTGATCATTTAAGCAAGCGTTATCAAAATATAAATTTAGATTTTATAGCAGGAACTGAGAGCAGAGGCTTTATCTTTGCAGCGATGATCTGCGCTAGATTAAATTTACCTTTTGTACCTATACGCAAGCCCAATAAGCTTCCGTCTAATACCTATTCTTGTGAATATGATCTTGAGTATGGAACAGATAAAGTAGAAATTCATCAAGATGCTTTTGGGGATATAAAAAACGCAAAAGTTTTGCTTGTGGATGATCTCATAGCTACGGGGGGAACAGCGCTTGCTTCTTTGGAGCTTATTAAAAAAGCAGGAGGAGAATGTATCGAAGCTTGTTTTTTAATGAATTTAAAAGATTTAGGCGGCGAAGAAAAACTACAAAAATATTGTTCTGTATATAGTGTTTTGGAATTTTAA
- a CDS encoding putative, translating into MFANWFILTALICATIYLVVMLFYYKTLLNKEKTSKDFIKNNLDDTEIVIRKLQIQLQRSLGNIDILTEELNKIKADLTSLRTRNSQYRLENDKLRQRIKELEAKIEALL; encoded by the coding sequence ATGTTTGCAAATTGGTTTATTTTAACTGCGCTTATTTGTGCTACCATCTATCTAGTTGTTATGTTGTTTTACTATAAAACCCTACTTAACAAAGAAAAAACTTCAAAAGATTTTATAAAAAATAATCTTGACGATACCGAAATAGTTATCAGAAAACTCCAAATTCAACTTCAACGCAGCCTTGGAAATATAGATATTTTAACCGAGGAACTCAATAAAATAAAAGCGGATTTAACTTCTCTAAGAACAAGAAATTCTCAATATCGTTTAGAAAATGATAAATTAAGACAAAGAATTAAAGAATTAGAAGCAAAAATTGAGGCATTATTATGA
- a CDS encoding Ribose 5-phosphate isomerase B, protein MLREKIYIASDHAGFLLKEKICAFLEEKQIPFDDLGTKDPTSCDYPDYAHLLASKIDEQSFGILICGSGIGISIAANRHKNIRCALCNESLSAKLARKHNDANVLAFGGRLIGIDAAIDMIENFIQTPFDQGRHVKRIQKIEVDC, encoded by the coding sequence ATGCTTAGAGAAAAAATTTATATTGCCAGTGATCACGCAGGTTTTCTACTTAAAGAAAAAATTTGCGCCTTCCTTGAAGAAAAACAAATTCCTTTTGATGATCTTGGAACAAAAGATCCTACAAGTTGTGATTATCCAGATTATGCACATTTACTAGCTTCTAAAATAGACGAGCAAAGTTTTGGAATTTTAATTTGCGGTTCAGGGATAGGAATTTCCATAGCAGCCAATCGTCACAAAAATATTCGTTGCGCTTTATGTAATGAAAGCTTGAGTGCTAAACTTGCCAGAAAACATAATGACGCAAATGTTTTGGCTTTTGGAGGCAGATTGATTGGTATTGACGCAGCTATTGATATGATAGAAAATTTTATTCAAACCCCTTTTGATCAAGGTAGACATGTAAAAAGAATTCAAAAAATTGAGGTGGATTGTTAA
- a CDS encoding Chemotaxis response regulator protein-glutamate methylesterase CheB encodes MKLLLIGSSTGGPNQLKFLLKDVDIKNTCVVIAQHMSASFIPSFTNQFNKEALSEVTLLNDKEVLTNKIYICQKNTVLSGNLNLLANWKEVATSFKPSVDLLFHSAVPLIKTNKILAVILTGMGDDGAKGLFELYKVGARCLCENEADSIVYGMPKRAKDINPQLRPMSLKEIKQEILSFINQE; translated from the coding sequence ATGAAGCTCCTATTGATAGGATCATCTACTGGAGGTCCTAATCAACTGAAATTTTTATTAAAAGATGTAGATATAAAAAATACTTGCGTGGTTATAGCTCAACATATGAGTGCAAGTTTTATACCTTCTTTTACAAATCAATTTAATAAAGAGGCTTTAAGCGAGGTAACTCTTTTAAATGATAAAGAGGTTTTGACAAATAAAATTTATATTTGTCAAAAAAATACTGTCTTATCAGGAAATTTAAATCTTTTAGCAAATTGGAAAGAAGTTGCTACAAGTTTTAAACCGAGTGTAGATTTATTGTTTCATTCGGCTGTACCTTTAATAAAGACAAATAAAATTTTAGCTGTAATACTTACAGGAATGGGGGATGATGGAGCCAAAGGATTGTTTGAATTATATAAAGTAGGGGCAAGATGCTTATGCGAAAATGAGGCTGATAGTATAGTATATGGTATGCCAAAAAGAGCAAAAGATATAAATCCACAGTTAAGACCTATGAGTTTAAAAGAAATCAAACAAGAAATTTTAAGTTTTATAAATCAAGAATAA
- a CDS encoding Chemotaxis protein methyltransferase CheR — MEEKINPSESELNEFIKIINEISGIDLNEKRNILALKLSKFVPSTGVKTFADFLSKLRINRQLRQDTLDFVTIGETYFLRELSQLKEIIFYAKSLEKRVNILSAPCSSGEEVYSMAILGAQNFLKDMMILGIDINSHVIEKAKAGKYQGRTLQRLSESEKRRFFTDIGEQTFSINKNELCTCKFELCNVFEDKFLRLGKFDIIASRNMMIYFDYDSKLKLMERFHQILADHGRLYVGNADLIPETIFFKKVFSSRGVYYEKI; from the coding sequence ATGGAAGAAAAAATTAACCCTAGCGAATCAGAACTTAATGAATTTATTAAAATTATCAATGAGATTAGCGGTATCGATTTAAACGAAAAAAGAAATATTTTGGCTTTAAAATTATCCAAATTTGTTCCAAGTACAGGTGTAAAAACTTTTGCTGATTTCTTAAGCAAGCTAAGAATTAATAGACAGCTTAGACAAGATACTTTAGATTTTGTTACCATAGGAGAAACATATTTTTTAAGAGAATTGTCACAATTAAAAGAAATCATTTTTTATGCTAAAAGTCTTGAAAAAAGAGTAAATATACTAAGTGCTCCTTGTTCTAGTGGAGAAGAAGTGTATTCTATGGCGATTTTAGGAGCGCAAAATTTTCTTAAAGATATGATGATTTTGGGCATTGATATTAATTCACATGTTATTGAAAAAGCAAAAGCGGGTAAATATCAAGGCAGAACTTTACAACGCTTAAGCGAAAGTGAAAAAAGAAGATTTTTCACAGATATAGGAGAGCAAACATTTAGTATTAATAAAAATGAACTTTGCACCTGTAAATTTGAATTGTGTAATGTTTTTGAAGATAAATTTTTAAGATTGGGTAAATTTGATATTATTGCTTCTAGAAATATGATGATTTATTTTGATTATGACTCTAAACTCAAGCTAATGGAGCGTTTTCATCAAATTTTAGCCGATCATGGAAGATTATATGTGGGCAATGCTGATTTAATCCCTGAAACTATATTCTTTAAGAAAGTTTTTTCATCTCGAGGTGTATATTATGAAAAAATATAA
- a CDS encoding Amino-acid ABC transporter ATP-binding protein PebC codes for MIELRNVNKYYGTHHVLKNINLCVKEGEKLVIIGPSGSGKSTTIRCMNGLEEVSSGEVIVNNLVLNHKNKIEICRKYCAMVFQHFNLYPHMTVLQNLTLAPMKLQKKSRQEAEETAYQYLKVVGLVDKANVYPATLSGGQQQRVAIARSLCTKKPYILFDEPTSALDPETIQEVLDVMKEISTQRNTTMVVVTHEMGFAKEVADRIIFMEDGAIVEENIPSEFFSNPKTERARLFLGKILKN; via the coding sequence TTGATAGAGTTAAGAAATGTAAATAAGTATTATGGAACACATCATGTTCTTAAAAACATCAACCTTTGTGTTAAAGAAGGCGAAAAGCTTGTTATTATAGGCCCTAGTGGAAGCGGAAAAAGTACCACTATTCGCTGTATGAATGGGCTTGAAGAAGTAAGTTCGGGCGAGGTGATTGTAAATAATCTTGTCTTAAATCATAAAAATAAGATTGAAATCTGTAGAAAATATTGCGCTATGGTTTTTCAGCACTTTAATCTTTACCCGCATATGACTGTTTTGCAAAATTTAACTTTAGCTCCTATGAAGCTTCAAAAAAAATCACGCCAAGAAGCCGAAGAAACAGCCTATCAATATCTTAAAGTAGTTGGACTTGTAGATAAAGCAAATGTTTATCCGGCTACACTTTCAGGAGGGCAACAACAACGCGTTGCTATAGCAAGATCACTTTGCACTAAAAAGCCTTATATATTGTTTGATGAGCCAACATCAGCACTTGATCCTGAAACCATACAAGAAGTTTTGGATGTAATGAAAGAAATTTCTACACAAAGAAATACAACTATGGTTGTGGTAACTCACGAAATGGGTTTTGCTAAAGAGGTTGCCGATAGAATTATTTTCATGGAAGATGGTGCTATTGTAGAAGAAAATATCCCTAGTGAGTTTTTCTCTAATCCTAAAACCGAAAGAGCAAGACTCTTTTTAGGAAAAATTCTTAAAAATTAA